CCTGTAAATAGCATTGGACAGAGCAATTACAACACTATTGATTGAGGACAGTTATACAGAAGAAAAGTTACCATTATTATAGTTGCTGTGCCTTTTTAAGAGCACCTTTCTATGTTTGACTCACatatataattgaattgaaCAGTGATATTTGTCTTTTGCTTTCTTCTCtatttcttatttgtttatcCCCTCTCCTGTTGGACTTCTTTCTGCATTACTTTCAATCTTTCTTCTATTTAATCCCTCCCTGCATCAATTTTTTCGtgcacatgaaaaaaatatagaacatCTATGCGTCAAGGCCCTTTTTCTACTAGAGTGTCTCACCAGCTTTGTAGATAGAATAGGAATTAACAGCTATTTTGTTTGTAATCTGGTATAGGGTATGTAGGCAAGGGTATGGATCTTGGACTTGAGCTTGTCAAGTAGTATAATGTATTATCTTCTTAAAAAATTGGGCCTTGGTAACTTGATTGAGGATGCACAAGCCTTTTGAAAATCCCACTTGAGGCATTTCTAGTGTTAGGCAGAACTTCAAATTATGCTGAAGATGGCCTCTCTTTTTTCATAAGTATTATATTggtgatattaaaagaaaaattattctacTGCAGGATGCATCATTTCAAGCAGCAATTACAGCTGCACATCTCAACAAACACGTACAATGACcagattgtcttttttttttttttttcttgtacgaTCACTGGTTTCTGCTGTCCTCCTAGTGCTTTCTCTACCTCTCTCTATACCATCTAAAGTTTATGAGAATCTTAGTGCTAACAGTGTGGCACTTTTCAGGTCTGACATGAAAACACAGGTTTATCACAGCTTCTCTATGGAAATACTAAACCAATAGATCACTTACCTGTAAcaatagattaaataaattctgCTTCAATTCTTACCTGTCCCTTGATAATCCGCCCAGCACGATCATATTCAACTTGTCTTTCACTCTGGCCCAATAGAAGCTCTCTTGGAATTTCCTCTTCACTAGCCGCATTGCCATACTTCTCCATAATAGTGTCCTTTGTTCGGGTCTTCAACTTATCTTTTATGAccttatgatttttatatagcAACTCAGCTTGTGATGGAGCTGCTTGCATGTGAATATCTTGTCCCTTCTCAAATGCCTCCCAAGCATGGATGTTGAGATGCTTGAACTCCAATGCTTGACCACTATTTCTATATCGGTTATCTCCCTGtaacatttttaaaagaaatgtttattaaaaatgtcACTAAGGCATATCAATGAAGTTCCAGAggtatttaaaattttctactCTCATGGGCACTTACCCCATAGAATTTTTCATTTGGATCCGCATCTGGAAGAGGATCCTCACGCATAGAGCGGGTTTTGGGGTCATAGTGGGCAGAGTTAACATCaagatttaaaagatattttgcTGTGTCCTCGCGAATACGCAAATTCCTAACAGTTCCTGTGCTCCCACCACCTGTTGTTCGCACACGCTTCTCAACCTTTGCAAAGTCCATTTGTTTGCTCTCATCAACCTTGGCTTCATCAACCCTTAAATCATCCTCATCATTGTCCACATCGCTAACACCATCCTCAACATTTTGATTTCCATTTTTCTCCTCCAATTTCTTAAGTTGTTGTTCCTTCATGTGCTTCCTTCGAGCTGCATCTCGAGCTTCATATCTTTCAACAACATGAGCATAGCTTGATGGGTCATAACCATTCCACCGGTCTCGCTTGCCATCATAATCAAGCTCAATCGTCTCTATTTTTTCATCAGGGGCTATGTGTGTGTTTGTCCACTTTGCACCAACTTTCCTGGGCCTTTCAACACATGACTTTGCATCATGTGTCATTGCTCCACAGCTGTTAGCATGTGTAAGAGGATAAATCATCATCTCCTAACTTGTGTGAACTTAAACATGCAAGCACACATGTCACCGCAGAGCACACACAAACACCcacagagagaaaaagagatcaCTTACTTGATGCATGCACCCTTTCTATATTTTTCGGCCTGGAAAACTTTGGCACCTCTGTCATACCATGATTTTGTATAATTAGGATCTGATTTCCACTTCCTTTGATGTTTCAAGCTCTAATTAGCagcaaaaatattatcaaaatcaaaattcagcCTTCACACAAGTAGAAgcataagaagaaaagaaggaagaaaaaacaaggtgCAAGCAACTTACAGGTTTCTCGGCATTAAGATACCAAGGTGCAGATGACATATACTGAGGAATATGAGGATTAATCTCCTTTCCATCTTCATCAACCTCAGCAGGGGCAAGCCCAGCTTTACGCgcttcttccaattcaatctgCTTCCTATGGTCCTCTCTAGACTTAAATGCAACTGCAAGACAAGACCCACCCAAAAGAGACTTGAATTTGAATTCagccattttcattttatttttcataaaatccaaaatctattaacataaaaatagaaatattattaatagctaaaattataaacattCATCGATCGATCGATCGACCGACCGACCGGCCAGAATCGTCTTAAAATAAGATAACAAAATCTCATATATCCCAAATctaatgttaagaaaacaacaTCCCATTCGAAAGAAAGAgatttaactaaaataaaacacataccTGATGCGGTTGCCATGATGTATGTGATACAAAGCAAACCCCAACCCTAGTCTAATTCACAAACAAAGACAGGAAGAAACCCACCCACAGAAAAGAGGGTCAAGAAAGCAAAGGGGATCCAGAGTTCATACGCGTCAAGTTTTCACTAAACATATGATTCCTTTCTTATCCTTTCAAAAATCGCCACCACCTCGACCATACGACGCCGTTTCAATTCAGGTGGCTTAGGGTTAAATTCTTAACCCATTTTGATTGATAAATCCAAACCAGGTTGTCAATGCAGTCCTTTTTTGTAATTTGCAATTGGAACGAGATGCTTCGATACCAAATCATTCTAGCCACCGATGACAGGGTATACACAAATTCAGAAAATGATATAACCATAACTATATTcaaatacaacaataataataatcatagcTTAGCCATTACTCatcatgttttaattttgaataaccatattaaaatcattagatttcaaatattcatttctctctttgtaaaaaaaaaaaaaaaaaacttcattaaatagaaatttttaaatttcttaaaataaataatattaataaatctagtTAACATCATGCAAACACACATCTCATtaacaataaccaaataaatttaaaaaataattaaaatatttttaaaatatatctattCATAATATAACTTTGatggaaaaattataattacaaaatactTGTATGCGTGTATACTTATTAGATATGATTTCGATTTACATAccacaaaaaataacataattataattacaaattattatttttagattttatccaAATCctaaacaaatgttttttttttcctataacaCTACTGCTCATTGGATACAATACCATTTTCATCTCTAATTCTAGcattttgtttcaaaaatatgtatgcatgtatATGCAACTTATTATGGTTACTTGAAGCTACTAAAATCATAGTGCCTTCAGacttcataaataataaaattatgcttACAGTgtaataaatgtaatttttttataatttaaacaatACTTCATTCTTTTATGAGATagcataaaactttttttttt
The genomic region above belongs to Populus alba chromosome 12, ASM523922v2, whole genome shotgun sequence and contains:
- the LOC118029034 gene encoding pre-mRNA-splicing factor SLU7-A; translated protein: MATASVAFKSREDHRKQIELEEARKAGLAPAEVDEDGKEINPHIPQYMSSAPWYLNAEKPSLKHQRKWKSDPNYTKSWYDRGAKVFQAEKYRKGACINCGAMTHDAKSCVERPRKVGAKWTNTHIAPDEKIETIELDYDGKRDRWNGYDPSSYAHVVERYEARDAARRKHMKEQQLKKLEEKNGNQNVEDGVSDVDNDEDDLRVDEAKVDESKQMDFAKVEKRVRTTGGGSTGTVRNLRIREDTAKYLLNLDVNSAHYDPKTRSMREDPLPDADPNEKFYGGDNRYRNSGQALEFKHLNIHAWEAFEKGQDIHMQAAPSQAELLYKNHKVIKDKLKTRTKDTIMEKYGNAASEEEIPRELLLGQSERQVEYDRAGRIIKGQETVLPRSKYEEDVFINNHTTVWGSWWKDHQWGYKCCKQMIRNSYCTGAAGIKAAEAATDLMKTNIDRKEATEEAPAPVEERRLATWGTEVPEDLVLDEKLLAEALRKEDQRKREEKDERKRKYNVRWNDEVTAEDMEAYRMKKVHHDDPMKDFLH